The genome window GCGTTTGGACCTGGCCAGGGAGGTCTTGGGCAGCAGATCCACCAGGCGCACGCCAGCTTGCAGCAACGACGCCTCGTGGCTGCAAGCGCGCGGCCCAGCACTCGATCCGCGGGCTGCGGTATCGTAGACTGCATTTGTGAACGCCAGAGCCCAGAAGATCCTTGATGAAGCGCTCCAACTGCCAGCCGAAGAGCGTGCACAGATTTGTATCGCCCTTCATGAAAGCGTGGAGCAGGAGGAGGCTTCGGCAGAGGAAGTGGAAGCCGCATGGCAAGACGAGATCG of Pseudomonadota bacterium contains these proteins:
- a CDS encoding addiction module protein, with product MNARAQKILDEALQLPAEERAQICIALHESVEQEEASAEEVEAAWQDEIERRADQLQSGEAVLHDWADVERELRDLATR